TTTTGAGGCTTATCAGCTTGATGCTATAATAGCTTATGCAGATATAGCAAGATTGCAAAACAGTGCTGATCAATATATTATCACTAAATTGCAAAATAATTTAAAACCTTATGATAAAAGTTTAGCTTCAACTATAAATATGCAATATGGATATCAGTTGTTCTTTGAAAAGAAATATGGTGAAGCTTTAAGTTATTTTTTAAGATCAGAAGGTGAATTAGCTGTTTTGGGAAGAGCTAGAGTTTATTTTGCTATGAATGAATATGACAGAGCTTTTGAAATATATGAGGATTTCTTAAAGTATTATCATACTAGCATATATTATAATGAGGTTTCAAGAACTTATCTTATTCAAGTGCCTGCTATAGCTCATAGAATGTACGTTGAAAAGAATTATGTTAAAGCTAGGATGTATTATAACAAAATAGCTACTCTTTTCCCTAGAACAAAATATCAGGAAGAGGCTTTATTTAAAATTGGTGAATCTTATTATAATGAGAAAAATTATAATAGTGCTGTAGATTATTTTAATAGAGTAAGATTAAATAATGTTTACACTCTTGATGCTGAGGCTTTGCTTTATATCGGATTATCATACTTCAAAGTTGGAAGATATTCTGATTCTTATAAAGCTTTAGATACATTTGTTAATAACTATCCAGATAATCCAAATGTTTTAAGGGCAAAAGATTATATGGCAGCATTACAAGAAACATTATTAACTATTAATTAAGTAAATAGTTTATTGATATATAAAAAGACCTTTAGCAAATTAATTTTTGTTTAAGGTCTTTTTTTGTTATTCTCTGAGCTTGATAACTTATTTATATCATCTATTAAATTAGATATAATATCCAATTTATTAGATTCAACTTTTTTTAATTTCTCATAAGTATTTAAAAGTTTATCATCTCTATTTTCTAAATTGCTGCTTTTTATAGTTAATAGACTTTCTGGAGTTGTTTCTAAGGCTCTTGCTATTTTATTTAATCTTTTTACTGATATATTTCTATTACCAACTTCTATACCTTGTAAATATTTACTAGAAACTCCTGCTTGTTCTGCTAAGGCATCTATAGTCATTTTTTTGCTTTTTCTAAGTAATCTTATATTATAGCCTAAATTATATAGTAATATTTCATTTTCCATATATAAAATCCTTCTGTAATAGAATATTTTATATTATATGAATTTTTAATCTTTAAAAAAACAATATATAAGTTGTATATTACATAAAAATACCTATTTTTTGTTTTAAATGTAGTAACTCAATATTAAATACTTATTGTATAAAAATATTGTGTAGAGTTTACATAATTTTTTGTATTGTTTTTTAAAAACTATCCGAGAATTATAGTAGTATTATGTAAACAATATATAAATAATAGGGGTAGTTTTTTAATGGTAAAAGCAATTATATTAGGATTCATTCAGGCAGTTACGGAATTCTTGCCTGTATCTAGTTCGGGGCACTTAAGAATAGCTGAGACTTTTCTTAATTTTAATACAACAGAAAATATATTATCTTTTGAAATAGCACTTCACTTTGGTACATTTTTAGCTACTTGTTTAGTATTTCGTAAAGATATTATCAATGCAATAGTTGGATTTTTTTCTGGATTAAAAGACGTTAAATATTCAAGTAAAAATAATGAAGGTTTTAGAGTTGGGCTTATGGTAATTATAGCTTCAATACCTGTTGCTATAGTGGGATTATTTTTAGAGGAATATTTAAGTAATATAGACACTCAAAGAGTTGGGCTTAACCTTATTATAACTGGTTCTATACTGCTTCTTACAAAAAGAGCTGACAGAGGAATCAATAAAGATGCCCTTACAACAACATATTATAATGCTTTATTGATTGGCTTTGCTCAGGCTATAGCAGTTTTTCCGGGAATATCAAGGTCTGGTATGACTATAAGTACAGCTTTATTTTTGGGGCTTAACAGAGATTTTGCGGGTAGATTTTCTTTTTTAATATCTTTGCCTGCTATATTTGGTGCTTTGCTTCTTTCTTTAAAAGATTTAACTGATTTCAATATTACTTATGTAATAGTTGGGCTTCTTACTTCTTTTATATTTGGAATTATTGCATTAAAGTTTTTGATGTCTTTTCTTAAAAAAGGAAAGCTCTATTATTTTAGTTTTTACTGCATAATAGTTGGTTTAGCTGTGTATATATATTTTTTTAATGTTTAAAAAATAGCTGGAGTTTTTATAATGTTTACTAAAAGAAAATTAAACATACAAAAAAGAGCTGAGAGCAAGAATATTTATCAATCTTATGATGATAAAAACAGAAATCCTATATATGATATTATTGGTTTTTTATGCATACTTTTTGCAGGAATATTAATTTTATCATATTTGAGTGCCAATATTGGAGAGATGAATACTACACTTACAACAAAAAATTTACTTGGTAAGTTTGGAGCTTATATTGCCGAGTATTCATTTTCGGCTTTTGGAGTTTCCTCTTTTGTAATACCTGCATTTTTTGTATATGCGGGAGTAAATATTATATTAAAAAATTCTGTTAAAAATATTTTGATGTTTGCTCTTCTTTTATCATTTGTTATGATGTTATCCAGTATACTTTTTGATATATTGCTTGGAGAGAGAGCATTTTATTATAAAGGCGGAATAATGGGAGAAGTTATAGGAGGTTCACTTGCTTCATTATTTGGAAATATTGGCTCTATTATAATAACTTCTGCTATACTTCTTATTACAATAATAGCATTTGCTAAGATTTCATTGCTTGATTTAGCTAATTATTGTAAGGATATGATAAAAAAGATAGACTTAGAAAAGATAAAAGATGTTGAGAGAAAAATATCTGATACTATAAAAACTAAAAAAGAAGAAATGAAAGAATATAAAAATGCAAAAGATGAAAACGAAAAAAATTATAAAGAAGAAAATAATAATAAAAAAGATACTTCATTAAATTACTTGCCTATGTTTAGCAAAAGAGAAGTATCAGATTTTGAGTTTAATAATACTCCATTTATAGAAAAAATATCTTTCAATCATTATGATTCATCTGAGAGAAAATACTATAACAAAAATGAAAACATAATGGAAGACTTTTTCAATAAGAGAAATGATTTTGATGATGATAAAAATAAAGAATTAGATTATATGGTTGAGAGTTTAAATAATTTGAAAAGAGATAATTATGGAAGAATTAATGTTAATGCAATAGAAGATAGAGAAGAGGATATGGGCAATTCTTTATTTGAGGCAGCATTTGGAAATGACATAAAAACAGATATAAAAAAAAAAGAAGACACTTTCAGTCAGTATGATGTATTAAAACAATATGATGATGAATATAATAAAAATGTTCATGAAGCAATAGAAAATATTGATTGGGATTTTAGCATTAATAGATCTAAGAAGTCAGATTTTAAAAAGGCTGCTTACGAGGATAATGTTAATTATTATGATACAACAGAAAATTATTTGAAAGCAGTAAATAGTATAAGTAGCGATTATGATGAGAGTGTTATACTTGAAAATATATATAAAAACAGAGAGAGAAAGCTTCAAGAATTAAATAATAATAATGGTGATGATAAATTAGAAAACAACAAAATAGAATATATTGAAGACTTAGATAAATTATATAAAGAGTATAAAGAGAAAACTCTAAGAAAAGAAAATACTACAAATCATCAGCCTTTTAATGATTTAAATAATACTAATGTTTCATATAAAACTTCTGTTAATACTGATAATAAAGAAAATATATTAGATAAATTGAGAAGAGTTGCTAATGAAAATAAGCAATTAAAAGAGATGTATGACAGAGAGCATGGAAAAATAAAAAGAGGAAGCAGCAACAAAGAACAATTAAATTACTCAGAACAGACAACTAATAAAAGCAGTCATTTTGAGTTTCCTATGGGCTATGCTTCAAAGAGAGCATATAGAAGAGAAGACCATATACCAAACTACAATAATCATGTCATTGAAGATGATGATAGTATATTAAATTGTTTTGATTTGGACGAAGAAGAGCTTTACAATGTTGATAAATCTTATAATGATATAGAAGACGTAAAAATAAAAGATGATTCAAGAGAGTTAAACAATTTTTTAAATGATTATGAATATCATAACACAACTAACGAAGAAGAGTATGATGTTGAAAAAGAGCTTCAAAAATATGCTGAAAAACTAAACTCTATAGAAGATATAAAAAACGATAATGAGGCTAGCACTGGTTTTATAAATATAGAATCAGAAAAAAAAGTAAACACACTAAAAGAGCCTCAAAGACCTATAATACATAAAAATCACAAAAATGATTTTGACTTAATACAATCAAACTTTAACAGCAAGTATGTAGATAAGCATTATAAAGCTCCTCCATTTGATTTGCTCAATAGATCAATTCCTGTAAATGATAATGCAATGCTTGAATCTATAAAACAAACAGCAATACAATTAGAAAATACATTGCTTGATTTTAATATAGAAGCTAAAGTTACAGGAGTATCAAGAGGACCAGTTATTACAAGATATGAGCTTGAATTAGCGGCAGGAACTAGAGTGTCAAAAATATCAAACTTAACAGACAATATTGCTTTAGCACTTGCTTCAGAGAGTGTGAGAATAATAGCACCAATTCCGGGACGCTCTGTTATCGGTATAGAGATACCAAACAAGGTGAGAAATGCAGTTTTCTTAAGAGATGTATTAGAAAGCAGCGATTTTAGACAATCTAAACTTGATATACCATTTGTATTAGGAAAGGGCATATATGGAAACAATGTTGTATCAGATATGTCTGAAGCTCCTCACTTGCTTGTTGCTGGTACTACTGGTTCTGGTAAAAGTGTTTGTTTATCTACAATAATACTTTCGCTTTTATATAAGTTTAGACCTGATGAGCTTAAGTTTATATTTGTAGATAAAAAGAGAGTTGAGCTTTCCATATATAACGGCATACCACATTTAATGTCTCCGGTTGTTTCTGATGAGAAGAAGGCTACTATAGTGTTGAGATATATTGTAGACATAATGGAGAAAAGATACGAAAGAATGGAGAGATTCTTCGTTAGAAATGTTAAGACTTACAATGAAAAAGTAAAACAGCTTCTTAAAGAAGGTGAAACAGAGTTTAACGGCGAGCCTTTAGAGTTATTTCCATATATAGTTTTGGTGATAGATGAGCTTCACAATTTGATGGTTGTTGCTTCAAAAGAGGTTGAGGATTTAATATCACGTTTGGCTGGTATGAGTAGGGCTGTTGGCATACACTTAATAATTGCCACACAAAGACCTTCTGCAGATGTTGTTACTGGTGTTATAAAGGCTAATTTACCAACAAGAATTGCATTCCAAGTGCCTAACAAAACAAACTCTCGTATTATAATAGATATGTCTGGTGCTGAGCAGTTATTAGGTAAAGGAGATGCTTTATTCTGTGCCTCTGGAAGTCAGATGCCTGAGAGGGTTCAGGGAGCTTTTGTTTCTGACAATGAAGTTAAGAAAGTGGTTGACTATTTATCTGGAGAGATGTCTCCTATGTTTGACGAGAGCTTGATTGCGGCATTAGAGGGAAGTGATGATGACAAAAACACCGATGAAGAGGATATATTAGACGAAGAGCTTTGGGAGGATGCTGTTGAGCTTGTTGCTAGAACTGGTAAGGCTAGTGCCTCATTTCTACAACGAAGATTAAAAATAGGCTACAACCGTGCCGCTAGAATAGTTGAGATTATGGAGCGTCAAGGTATTGTGGGTCCAGAAAATGGTTCTAAGCCAAGAGAAGTTTTAATTACATTAGATGATAGATAATAAGATTTTAAGGCTCGTTTACAGTTGGTAGGCGGGCTTTTTTATATAATAAAGTTTATATAAAAAAACTTATTTTGAATTGCTTTCTACTATTTTAGTTATATATTCATCATCTTGCAATCTATTGTTTATATTATCTTCTTTATTGTCTTTGTCATTGCAAGAAACAATAAAACTAAATAATATTAGAGTTAGTAATAATAATATTCTTTTATACATAACAACTCCTAATATTACTAAATATTATGTAACATACTTTTATATTATCGGAATATATATTATACAAAATTAATTAATTATTTTAAATATGTTTAACAAAATATTTTTTATTTTTTTTACTTTATTTTTTAAATAAAAAAGTTTTGAGAGTTCAACTCATTTTATTATTACTAATTATTTTTTTAAGAAAAATCTGTTCTAATATTTCATATTCCTTTAGTAAGGATATATTATTACATGTTTTACAATAATACCAATGAATATTATTAGTGTATCTTTCATATCCTTCAAAATTGATTTTCTTTTCTTCTATTTTTCTTAAAACTTTTCTAGTCCTTTTCTCATCGTTATAAGATATTTTTTTTCTCAAACCACATTCAAGACAATAACCATCTGTGGTAAATCCAACTAAAACTTCTTCGCCTGCTATTTCTATTTCTTTAGCCAGACTAACCCATTCATAACAATATAAAACTTCCTTATTTGGATATCTTAATATTTTTGATTTATCAGTAATTTCAGGATTATCAGCTCCATTATAATAGTATAATTTAAAGTCTGTATGTTTTTTCAAGAATTTAGCAAACATTGTATGCACTTTAGTTGACAATGGTATATCCCAATGAGTTCTAAATCTATACTGAGCATATAAATAATAACCACTATAGATATGTTGTTTTACTTCTCCTGAGTATGAATATTGATCATTGTATAAATTTGCACTGTTATTATTAACATCTTTAGCATCTTTTATTATCAAATATTTCCAATGACTATCTTCTTTATAATCATATATTATAGTATAGCATTTATCTAATACAGTTTCATTTATTTTATCATTAAATATAGCATTGATAAATTCTTTTAATTTATTTTGATACCATATTAATAATGTTTTATTATCATTATCTTTATTATTTCTAAATATGGATATGGTTGTAGAATAGTAAGGTCTAAAATATTCTATTTCATCATTACCAATGAATGCCAATATAGCCCTATGTATTAAATAATTTCCATTTTCATTATTAAAGCCATTTTTAGTAAAAATATAATCTACTACATCAACAATATTTTCATTATCTATATTGTCTAACAAGAAATCAATATTACCTTGTAAAAATATATTATTCTCACAAGCGTAAATTCTTTTTCTAATATTTTGATTACAACTTTTTAATATATTTAATTTATTTTTTTCTGATTCAACTATTATTTTCAATATCTCTTGATTATTATTGTTATAAGATTTTAATGATATTTCTCCATTTTCTATGAATGATTTTATAAAACTAATTTGGAATTTTAGCTCATCATCATCGCCAGTATGTTCATAATAAATAAATATAAAATTCCTTATAAATCTCAATATATCTTTATAATCTTTTATTTTTTCAATTATTGAATCTATATTTTCACTTTCTTTATAATTTTCTTCTTCATATATTTTATTTAAAATAATGAAAAAACTAAATAATAATATTTGATATTTCAAATCATAATTATTTATTTTAAGCAAAATAATATCTTCATCTTTTCTATCAAAAATATTTATATTTTTTTCAAAAGTAGATATTTTATTATCATAAATAATTTCATCATATATACAAAATATATTATTGAATAGTTCAATGTTTTTTTCAGGTTTTAATTTATAAAATATATCCAATATATTAATTATAAATTTTATATTACATTCTAACACAAAATTTTTACTGTCGTCAATATATTTTAACATTTTTTCATCTGTTTTTTTTACAAATAAATTAAAGAAATCTTTTAGATGTACACCTATTTTTTCATTTTTTTCTTTTATATATTCACATTGTTCAGAATATAACATTCCAAATACAAAATCAAAAAAGTTTTTAAAAAGACTGTCTATTTCAGGATTTTTATTATCTTTCACAAATTCCCAGAAAAAATTAGACCAAGTTGTATCTATTTTTTCTCTAAATTCTCTTAAAAGATTATAATCTATTTTTCCATCTAAAAAACTTTCGAGTTTTGATTTAAATATTTCAAAATCTGTTAATTGCTTTCCTCTTGAATTCATTTTTATATATAAATCATCAGGGTCGCCTTTTATATATTCATAGTAAAATTGTATCCTATTTAATTTACTGCTATTAATATCTTTTTTATTTTTAACTTTTTCATGAATATCATCTATTACCTGAAGCATTCCTTTAACTGTTGTATCTTTTTCCCAGAAATTTAAAAACTTAATATTGTCTTTTAATTTGTCTGATAAATTTTCATTTGATTTTAACTTAATTTCTTCTCTTTTTATGCTTAATAAAAATGATATAAAATTTTTTGATGAATTTCTAGTTTCATAAGTAAACCTTTTTAATATTTCATCATTAAAATTAAAATACCAATGAAATAAAAATAATGTTGTTAATCTTTGCTGTCCATCCAATAAATAAAATACATCATTATCTTCTACACCATATATATAATCTAATATTAATTCTTCTTTATCGTTTGATAAAAAATCAATAATAACATCTAAAAAATCCTCTCTTATTTTCCTTACTTTATGAGTCTTTCTACCCTGAGCATAACCTCTTTGTATAATAGGTACAACAACATTATTTTCATATTTCTCTAATAATGATATAAAATTTTCCTTATTGTTACTCATAATATTCTCCTTATTTATTTTTTAATCCCAAATAATCAGTTATTGAATCTATTATATTATTTAAATAATCATATTTATCAGTTTTTGTCCATAATAGTATATCTTTTGGTTCATTTGTATAATATTTTAAAAATACATTTTTTGTAGATATGGGAATATATTTTTTATTATTTTTAATTAAGTCTTTTATTTTTTTTAGCTTCATTGGAAAAATAGAGTTACTTAATGTAGTGTTATTATTCACATCTATTAATGCCAAATTAGAAATATTATTTTCATTATCTAAATTATAATTTTTTTCAAATGTAACTGAAGATTCACTATCTTCTAATAATTTTTTATATAATTTTTCATAAATAAAAAATAATGCATCTATTATATAATTGAAGTTATCCTCTATTTTAAAATTATTAAAAGCTTCATCTAGATTTTTATATTCATTTTCTATTAATTCTTTATTTTGAAGTATATATAATTTATTTTCTTCTATAAATTTTTCTTTTTCTTTCTCAGATAATTTTTTTGAGTTTCTAGCATGTATAT
This is a stretch of genomic DNA from Brachyspira sp. SAP_772. It encodes these proteins:
- a CDS encoding undecaprenyl-diphosphate phosphatase, with amino-acid sequence MVKAIILGFIQAVTEFLPVSSSGHLRIAETFLNFNTTENILSFEIALHFGTFLATCLVFRKDIINAIVGFFSGLKDVKYSSKNNEGFRVGLMVIIASIPVAIVGLFLEEYLSNIDTQRVGLNLIITGSILLLTKRADRGINKDALTTTYYNALLIGFAQAIAVFPGISRSGMTISTALFLGLNRDFAGRFSFLISLPAIFGALLLSLKDLTDFNITYVIVGLLTSFIFGIIALKFLMSFLKKGKLYYFSFYCIIVGLAVYIYFFNV
- a CDS encoding helix-turn-helix domain-containing protein, which codes for MENEILLYNLGYNIRLLRKSKKMTIDALAEQAGVSSKYLQGIEVGNRNISVKRLNKIARALETTPESLLTIKSSNLENRDDKLLNTYEKLKKVESNKLDIISNLIDDINKLSSSENNKKRP
- a CDS encoding DUF262 domain-containing protein, translated to MSNNKENFISLLEKYENNVVVPIIQRGYAQGRKTHKVRKIREDFLDVIIDFLSNDKEELILDYIYGVEDNDVFYLLDGQQRLTTLFLFHWYFNFNDEILKRFTYETRNSSKNFISFLLSIKREEIKLKSNENLSDKLKDNIKFLNFWEKDTTVKGMLQVIDDIHEKVKNKKDINSSKLNRIQFYYEYIKGDPDDLYIKMNSRGKQLTDFEIFKSKLESFLDGKIDYNLLREFREKIDTTWSNFFWEFVKDNKNPEIDSLFKNFFDFVFGMLYSEQCEYIKEKNEKIGVHLKDFFNLFVKKTDEKMLKYIDDSKNFVLECNIKFIINILDIFYKLKPEKNIELFNNIFCIYDEIIYDNKISTFEKNINIFDRKDEDIILLKINNYDLKYQILLFSFFIILNKIYEEENYKESENIDSIIEKIKDYKDILRFIRNFIFIYYEHTGDDDELKFQISFIKSFIENGEISLKSYNNNNQEILKIIVESEKNKLNILKSCNQNIRKRIYACENNIFLQGNIDFLLDNIDNENIVDVVDYIFTKNGFNNENGNYLIHRAILAFIGNDEIEYFRPYYSTTISIFRNNKDNDNKTLLIWYQNKLKEFINAIFNDKINETVLDKCYTIIYDYKEDSHWKYLIIKDAKDVNNNSANLYNDQYSYSGEVKQHIYSGYYLYAQYRFRTHWDIPLSTKVHTMFAKFLKKHTDFKLYYYNGADNPEITDKSKILRYPNKEVLYCYEWVSLAKEIEIAGEEVLVGFTTDGYCLECGLRKKISYNDEKRTRKVLRKIEEKKINFEGYERYTNNIHWYYCKTCNNISLLKEYEILEQIFLKKIISNNKMS
- a CDS encoding DNA translocase FtsK, encoding MFTKRKLNIQKRAESKNIYQSYDDKNRNPIYDIIGFLCILFAGILILSYLSANIGEMNTTLTTKNLLGKFGAYIAEYSFSAFGVSSFVIPAFFVYAGVNIILKNSVKNILMFALLLSFVMMLSSILFDILLGERAFYYKGGIMGEVIGGSLASLFGNIGSIIITSAILLITIIAFAKISLLDLANYCKDMIKKIDLEKIKDVERKISDTIKTKKEEMKEYKNAKDENEKNYKEENNNKKDTSLNYLPMFSKREVSDFEFNNTPFIEKISFNHYDSSERKYYNKNENIMEDFFNKRNDFDDDKNKELDYMVESLNNLKRDNYGRINVNAIEDREEDMGNSLFEAAFGNDIKTDIKKKEDTFSQYDVLKQYDDEYNKNVHEAIENIDWDFSINRSKKSDFKKAAYEDNVNYYDTTENYLKAVNSISSDYDESVILENIYKNRERKLQELNNNNGDDKLENNKIEYIEDLDKLYKEYKEKTLRKENTTNHQPFNDLNNTNVSYKTSVNTDNKENILDKLRRVANENKQLKEMYDREHGKIKRGSSNKEQLNYSEQTTNKSSHFEFPMGYASKRAYRREDHIPNYNNHVIEDDDSILNCFDLDEEELYNVDKSYNDIEDVKIKDDSRELNNFLNDYEYHNTTNEEEYDVEKELQKYAEKLNSIEDIKNDNEASTGFINIESEKKVNTLKEPQRPIIHKNHKNDFDLIQSNFNSKYVDKHYKAPPFDLLNRSIPVNDNAMLESIKQTAIQLENTLLDFNIEAKVTGVSRGPVITRYELELAAGTRVSKISNLTDNIALALASESVRIIAPIPGRSVIGIEIPNKVRNAVFLRDVLESSDFRQSKLDIPFVLGKGIYGNNVVSDMSEAPHLLVAGTTGSGKSVCLSTIILSLLYKFRPDELKFIFVDKKRVELSIYNGIPHLMSPVVSDEKKATIVLRYIVDIMEKRYERMERFFVRNVKTYNEKVKQLLKEGETEFNGEPLELFPYIVLVIDELHNLMVVASKEVEDLISRLAGMSRAVGIHLIIATQRPSADVVTGVIKANLPTRIAFQVPNKTNSRIIIDMSGAEQLLGKGDALFCASGSQMPERVQGAFVSDNEVKKVVDYLSGEMSPMFDESLIAALEGSDDDKNTDEEDILDEELWEDAVELVARTGKASASFLQRRLKIGYNRAARIVEIMERQGIVGPENGSKPREVLITLDDR
- a CDS encoding tetratricopeptide repeat protein, yielding MKTYAAVLASVITVVAILIGVFITKVSTLSSPERYFQKGKRYYELENYNEAINNLNEYLSIDSRSKPVSNVAESYFIVADSLKKMKNYNLAKERLSEIIDGVGFEAYQLDAIIAYADIARLQNSADQYIITKLQNNLKPYDKSLASTINMQYGYQLFFEKKYGEALSYFLRSEGELAVLGRARVYFAMNEYDRAFEIYEDFLKYYHTSIYYNEVSRTYLIQVPAIAHRMYVEKNYVKARMYYNKIATLFPRTKYQEEALFKIGESYYNEKNYNSAVDYFNRVRLNNVYTLDAEALLYIGLSYFKVGRYSDSYKALDTFVNNYPDNPNVLRAKDYMAALQETLLTIN